The Podospora pseudopauciseta strain CBS 411.78 chromosome 2 map unlocalized CBS411.78m_2, whole genome shotgun sequence genome has a window encoding:
- a CDS encoding uncharacterized protein (EggNog:ENOG503PAP5) — protein sequence MFSYTPLDHDRHEIRLLTFNFVNPPLSHENLGDSPSINLSLSHAFLDAELAPVYNALSYVWGDANDTRPIILDGHVFQVTKNLFTALTQLHASQVRARIWIDAICINQSDNDEKAVQVRLMSSVYSLAKNVLIWLGPEPDGGAFQTIRSLAAMYRDSTNEGYINIETITDREDLQFEERMARLGEEVVELADSGGDEDGRLDFEALWKLFFDRPWWHRVWVVQEVVLAKAAMVLCGDEFVLWEDVKDIWFVLLAVSHRVLRIGDDKYSNLANAVNIIIGIFGHLEAASTNYEASLINAQERGVGEAGLSLFEALEVTFQSNTVAATDERDMIYGILGMVQPEDRCKIPVDYSSTNTMERVSFDVSKVLLMKYGPNILSSYQRLFSVKHHPAAIPSWVIDRTSAFRTALAVKVEDRHPINNLYHATKGTSWEEWSARSEIGQASYGEPRISLPGRIVGRVVNVGKTLVDMTVQKYSAEWYAVVTKWLFELIDMLETYRASLAGNSEFLTSTLENVWRVPVLDSDVDGTARADDGLWREVFLAGFETLTLTGKKQSWSDVDDEEQTELPNDLFMYLGACKVQRQRSFVDNTGRPGTTLQDVQVGDQVVIFPGAHVPFVIRPVTQKGGDVVHHMVGAAYVYSIMDGEAMEDDLEFQDIWLA from the coding sequence ATGTTTTCCTATACGCCCCTCGACCACGACCGACACGAGATTCGCCTTCTCACTTTCAACTTTGTCAACCCACCCCTTAGCCATGAGAATCTAGGCGACTCACCCTCCATAAACCTCAGCTTGAGCCACGCGTTCCTCGATGCCGAACTTGCACCAGTCTACAATGCCCTCTCCTACGTTTGGGGCGACGCAAATGACACCCGgcccatcatcctcgacgGTCATGTTTTCCAAGTCACCAAAAACCTCTTCACGGCCCTCACCCAGCTTCACGCCTCCCAGGTGAGGGCGCGGATATGGATCGACGCCATCTGTATCAACCAGTCCGACAACGACGAAAAGGCCGTGCAGGTTCGGCTCATGAGCTCGGTGTACTCTCTTGCAAAGAATGTGCTGATCTGGCTCGGGCCCGAGCCGGACGGGGGCGCGTTCCAGACAATCAGGTCACTGGCGGCTATGTACCGGGACTCGACCAATGAAGGGTACATCAATATTGAGACCATCACTGACCGGGAGGACCTCCAATTCGAGGAGCGAATGGCCCgcttgggagaggaggtggtagAGCTCGCCGacagtggtggtgatgaagatggtcgACTCGACTTTGAAGCTCTGTGGAAATTATTCTTCGACCGGCCGTGGTGGCATCGCGTGTGGGTCGTTCAGGAGGTTGTGCTCGCCAAGGCGGCGATGGTTCTCTGTGGGGATGAATTCGTGCTCTGGGAAGACGTCAAAGACATCTGGTTTGTCTTGCTGGCGGTGTCGCACCGAGTACTGCGCATCGGGGACGACAAATATTCTAACCTGGCCAATGCCGtgaacatcatcatcgggaTCTTTGGCCATCTCGAGGCGGCGAGTACGAATTACGAGGCCAGCCTGATCAATGCCCAGGAACGAGGCGTAGGAGAGGCCGGACTTTCCCTTTTCGAGGCTCTGGAGGTGACCTTCCAGTCCAACACGGTTGCCGCTACCGACGAGAGGGACATGATATACGGCATCCTGGGGATGGTGCAACCCGAGGATCGCTGCAAAATCCCGGTTGATTACTCAAGCACCAACACCATGGAAAGAGTGTCTTTCGACGTGAGCAAGGTCTTGCTGATGAAGTACGGCCCAAACATTTTAAGCAGCTACCAAAGGCTGTTCAGCGTCAAGCATCACCCTGCTGCGATCCCATCATGGGTCATTGACCGGACATCTGCGTTCCGCACCGCCCTTGCAGTCAAAGTCGAGGATCGGCATCCTATAAACAACCTATACCACGCCACCAAGGGGACGAGTTGGGAGGAATGGTCAGCAAGATCCGAAATCGGTCAGGCTTCGTATGGGGAACCGCGCATTTCTCTTCCCGGGCGGATAGTTGGCCGAGTTGTCAACGTTGGGAAGACCTTGGTCGACATGACTGTCCAGAAGTATTCGGCAGAGTGGTACGCAGTTGTGACAAAATGGCTGTTTGAACTCATCGATATGCTCGAGACGTACCGAGCTTCTCTCGCAGGTAACTCGGAATTTCTAACCTCGACTCTTGAGAATGTCTGGCGGGTTCCCGTTCTCGACTCTGACGTGGACGGGACGGCCCGAGCGGACGATGGCCTTTGGAGAGAAGTATTTCTCGCCGGGTTTGAAACCTTGACATTGACAGGCAAGAAACAGTCTTGGTCCGATGTAGATGACGAGGAGCAAACAGAGCTACCCAATGACCTATTCATGTATCTCGGTGCTTGCAAGGTCCAAAGACAGCGTTCGTTTGTTGACAATACGGGAAGGCCGGGGACCACGCTGCAGGACGTCCAGGTCGGTGACCAAGTTGTGATATTCCCCGGTGCGCATGTGCCGTTTGTTATCAGGCCTGTGACGCagaagggaggagatgttgtGCATCATATGGTTGGGGCAGCTTACGTTTACAGTATAATGGACGGCGAGGCGATGGAGGATGATTTGGAGTTTCAAGATATATGGCTGGCATAG
- a CDS encoding uncharacterized protein (EggNog:ENOG503P2DI; COG:G) yields the protein MKASLFTSLSVAALALAVPQKRSVPTAAELARFKVFAEYQAAAFCMTEGQPAGTQVACLEGQCNTLTSRNVTVHSPSFTGTILDTRGFVSVDPVAKEIVLTFRGTVSIRNWVADFIFVQVPCDYAFGCLVHTGFLASWAEVKSRAMAAVTAARQAHPTFKVTVTGYSLGAAVGTIAAADIRRSLKIPVDLITFGSPRVGNNAFAKFVTAGAGSEYRLTHANDPIARLPPIIFNYRHTSPEYWFDEGADGVVTLDEVQVCEGHANIQCNGGTGDFNMDVHGWYFQRFTGCAPTEQPFKARSTPISDAELAKIVNEWVKEDKVLAKNLELSGEA from the exons ATGAAGGCCTCCCTGTTTACCAGCCTATCCGTggctgcccttgcccttgcggTGCCCCAGAAGCGGA GTGTTCCCACCGCTGCTGAGCTGGCTAGGTTCAAAGTCTTTGCCGAGTATCAGGCTGCTGCGTTTTGCATGACCGAGGGCCAGCCTGCCGGCACCCAGGTCGCCTGTCTTGAGGGCCAGTGCAACACCCTGACATCGCGCAATGTTACCGTCCACTCACCTTCCTTCACCGGCACCATCTTGGATACTCGAGGCTTTGTCTCTGTTGACCCCGTAGCCAAGGAGATTGTCTTGACCTTCAGGGGCACCGTTTCCATCAGAAACTGGGTGGCAGA CTTCATCTTTGTCCAAGTCCCTTGCGACTACGCCTTTGGCTGCCTCGTCCACACcggcttcctcgcctcctggGCCGAAGTCAAGAGCCGTGCCATGGCCGCGGTCACTGCCGCCAGACAGGCCCACCCGACCTTCAAGGTCACCGTCACCGGTTACTCCCTCGGCGCCGCCGTCGGCACCATCGCCGCTGCCGACATCCGCAGGAGCCTCAAGATCCCCGTTGATCTCATCACCTTTGGCTCTCCCCGCGTGGGAAACAATGCGTTTGCCAAGTTCGTAACTGCTGGGGCTGGTAGCGAGTACCGCCTCACCCACGCCAACGACCCGATTGCCCGTCTCCCgcccatcatcttcaactACAGACACACTAGCCCTGAGTACTGGTTTGATGAGGGAGCCGATGGTGTTGTGACTCTTGATGAGGTCCAGGTCTGCGAGGGGCATGCCAACATCCAGTGCAATGGTGGGACGGGAGACTTCAACATGGATGTGCATGGCTGGTATTTCCAGAGGTTCACCGGCTGTGCGCCGACGGAACAGCCTTTCAAGGCCCGTAGCACGCCCATCAGTGATGCGGAGCTTGCGAAGATTGTGAACGAGTGGGTgaaggaggacaaggtgTTGGCCAAGAACTTGGAGCTGAGTGGTGAGGCGTAA